The genomic window GTAATTTATAAAATTATTTTCTCCCTCAATTTTTATCAGATTAAAAGTTAAATCTTAAAGACACTGAATAATTGGGTTTAAAAGTATTATCATCTAGTTTAATATCCGGTTTTAAAGATAAATCTTCATTAATTTCATATTGTTTTAAGTGAGCAGAAACGTTAGCATCAATAATATTTAACGCATAAGCTGCAACGGTTGCCAATAAGGCTAGTTCCTGATCTCTCCTGAAACGCCTTTGACGATCAATTAATTGTTCGTTTGAAAAACCGGAAGGAGTTCCGTCAGGAAGCAGTACTCCGAAGAATTCATCATCGGTAAAACCGGCCAGCCTGCGTTTAAAGGCATCCCGAAACCTATTGTACCGATCATTATTCCAGGTATAGGCATAGATACCTCCGCCGATGGCTCCGTATACTAAAGGAAGTTTCCAATAATTACCTGTATAAATTTGTCCTAATCCAGGTAGGGCAGCTGAGTAGAATGCAGCCCTTGCGGGGGCTAAGGGATCCGTAAATATCTTCCGACTTCTTCTTTTTAACCTTCGTCGTAGTTTACGTTTGCTTATTGTTTTTTCTGCTTCGATGGTGAGATCGTCTGCTTCGGTTTCAATTTTTACGGAAGTGCTATCTTGCTTGACTGATTTTTTATTTTCTTGTCCAAAACCAACATGGAAACCTGTAAATACCAGTACTATTAAAAATATATAAGCTGGTTTACTCTTCACTTTTAATAAGCTTTTTTAAGCGTTTAAAATCTTCTTCGGAAGAAAATGGTATGATCATTTTTCCTTTTCCGTTTGAAGATACTTTAACATCAATTTTAGCTCCAAAATATTCGGAAAAATCTTTAATACCTTTAGCTACATAATTAGGTAGCTGTTTAACCGGCCTGTCAATTTCTTTTGGAGTATCTCCTTTTTGTAAAGACCGAACAATCTCCTCGGTGTTACGTACGGATAAAGATTTTTCTACAATTTGTTGATAAACTTCTAATTGTTGCTCATTCTCCGGTAGATTAATTAATGCCCTGCCGTGTCCCATAGAGATAAAACCATCCCGAATCCCAGTTTGGACAATGGGGTCGAGTTTTAATAAGCGTAAATAATTAGCGATGGTAGAACGTTTTTTACCGACCCGGTCACTTAATTGTTCCTGGGTTAATTCTATTTCATCAATCAGGCGTTGGTAGGACAATGCAATTTCAATCGGATCCAGGTCCTGACGCTGAATATTTTCAACCAGCGCCATGGTTAAGGAATCGTGATCGTTTGCAATCCGAATATAAGAAGGAATGGTAGTTAAGCCTGCCAGCTTGGAAGCACGGTAACGCCGTTCTCCACTCACCAACTGATAGGTATTAAAATCTTTTTTACGAACAGTAATAGGTTGAATAACACCTACTTCTCGAATTGAAGTGGCTAATTCCTGTAAGGTTTCATCATTAAAACTGGTTCTGGGCTGAAACGGATTTACCTCAATACTGTCCAGATCGAGTTCAATAATGGTACCTACTACTTTATCTGCATTTTTATCAGAAGCAGAGGTAATATCATTGTCGGGGTCTTTTAATAATGCGGAAAGCCCTCTTCCCAGTGCCTGTTTTTTTACTGCCTTCGCCATCTTCTGCTAGCCGTTTTTCTTTATAATTTCGTTTGCCAAACTTAAATAATTAGAAGCTCCTTTACTGGAAGCGTCATAATTAATAATACTTTCTCCGTAACTGGGTGCTTCACTTAACCGGATATTACGTTGTATAATAGTGGTAAAAACCATCTCATTAAAGTGTTTTTGTACTTCTTCTACTACCTGATTTGACAATCGCAGGCGGGAGTCGTACATGGTAAGGAGCAAACCTTCGATATCGAGTTGCTTATTATGTATTTTCTGAACGCTTTTTATGGTATTTAGTAGTTTGCCTAAACCTTCTAAAGCAAAATATTCACACTGAATTGGAATAATTACTGAATCTGAAGCGGTTAAAGCATTTAGAGTTAACAGACCTAAAGAAGGGGCACAATCAATAAGGATGTAGTCGTAACTTTTTCGTAAATCGCTAATGGCTTTTTTAAGCATGTATTCTCTGGCTTCTTTATCCACCAGTTCAATCTCAATAGCGACCAGGTCAATATGTGCCGGAATCATATCTACATTAGGCGAAGAAGTCGATACTATGGCATCTTCTGCTTTTATCGTATGTTCCAGTAACTGGTAGGTGCCTTTTTCTACTGTTTCTACTTCAATACCCAAACCCGAAGTTGCATTCGCCTGAGGATCCGCATCAATCAGTAGTATTTTTTTTTCAAGAACGCCCAGTGAGGCGGCAAGATTTACAGAAGTGGTCGTTTTACCGACGCCTCCTTTTTGATTCGCGATAGCAATAATTTTACCCATTGGTAAGATTTGGATTTACAAACGATAAAAATACGATTAATTATAAATAATAAAACTATTCTTTTTTAAAAAGGGTATTTATAACCATTGATGTCCGTTAAAGATTTAAGACCCGCCTGCGGACGGGCAGGTCGCAATCGCTTCTAGAACTAAGAATTAAGACTAATTATTATATAGTGTTTTTAATAATTGACATTATGAAATCCCTTTGTTCAAGTACTTTGACCAAAGGAAGAAATGTACTTCAACTAGTTCAACAAAACTATTGAGTCTTTTAATTAGACTTAAGATGATCAGAATTATAGTCAAAAAAGTTATAGAATCCTGAGTTAAACCGAAGCACTCGATATCTTCGAT from Aquimarina sp. ERC-38 includes these protein-coding regions:
- a CDS encoding DUF5683 domain-containing protein; the protein is MKSKPAYIFLIVLVFTGFHVGFGQENKKSVKQDSTSVKIETEADDLTIEAEKTISKRKLRRRLKRRSRKIFTDPLAPARAAFYSAALPGLGQIYTGNYWKLPLVYGAIGGGIYAYTWNNDRYNRFRDAFKRRLAGFTDDEFFGVLLPDGTPSGFSNEQLIDRQRRFRRDQELALLATVAAYALNIIDANVSAHLKQYEINEDLSLKPDIKLDDNTFKPNYSVSLRFNF
- a CDS encoding ParB/RepB/Spo0J family partition protein, whose protein sequence is MAKAVKKQALGRGLSALLKDPDNDITSASDKNADKVVGTIIELDLDSIEVNPFQPRTSFNDETLQELATSIREVGVIQPITVRKKDFNTYQLVSGERRYRASKLAGLTTIPSYIRIANDHDSLTMALVENIQRQDLDPIEIALSYQRLIDEIELTQEQLSDRVGKKRSTIANYLRLLKLDPIVQTGIRDGFISMGHGRALINLPENEQQLEVYQQIVEKSLSVRNTEEIVRSLQKGDTPKEIDRPVKQLPNYVAKGIKDFSEYFGAKIDVKVSSNGKGKMIIPFSSEEDFKRLKKLIKSEE
- a CDS encoding ParA family protein encodes the protein MGKIIAIANQKGGVGKTTTSVNLAASLGVLEKKILLIDADPQANATSGLGIEVETVEKGTYQLLEHTIKAEDAIVSTSSPNVDMIPAHIDLVAIEIELVDKEAREYMLKKAISDLRKSYDYILIDCAPSLGLLTLNALTASDSVIIPIQCEYFALEGLGKLLNTIKSVQKIHNKQLDIEGLLLTMYDSRLRLSNQVVEEVQKHFNEMVFTTIIQRNIRLSEAPSYGESIINYDASSKGASNYLSLANEIIKKNG